In one Halosimplex halophilum genomic region, the following are encoded:
- a CDS encoding HalOD1 output domain-containing protein, whose protein sequence is MDATSRIPGDTPIARTAVDDDEEATDALLRAARRAHVDLDEADPQLYDQIDAGALDSLTAHSRANERSGDFVLVADLWDRTFVVRPDAVEVYP, encoded by the coding sequence ATGGACGCGACGAGCCGGATTCCCGGGGACACCCCCATCGCACGCACCGCCGTCGACGACGACGAGGAGGCGACCGACGCGCTCCTCAGGGCCGCCAGACGCGCCCACGTCGACCTCGACGAGGCCGACCCGCAGCTGTACGACCAGATCGACGCGGGCGCGCTCGACAGCCTGACCGCCCACAGCCGGGCGAACGAGAGGTCCGGGGACTTCGTCCTCGTCGCCGACCTCTGGGACCGCACGTTCGTCGTCCGCCCCGACGCCGTCGAAGTGTACCCCTGA
- a CDS encoding cytochrome P450 — protein sequence MSDAGEDRGEGRAESADPTESRGPGPAGDGPPSPPGLPVVGHTHRYARDPFAFVDWATDRAGDCLLARVLGEGDLCVLAHPDHVERALVTDRDAFAKGEVFTVAFGQNLLSVEGDQWERQHDAVREFFYPGKVRGYAEEMAALTERRVDRWADGDRVSLHDELRALALENLFATLFDRRLDLDGDEEIRRAASDLNLWFKPTSWALPEWVPTPARRRFARARETLDAEARRLLAEREAAVAADDESVGEDLLSTLVALRERGDAELSDAEIADQVAGFIFAGHDTTALAMTYALHLLGTHPEARERFHAELDDVLGTGPDADRPSFDDLRDLDVTERVFLETLRLYPPVHTIPRVTARDVSVDGYRVPEGTTTHLSVVSIHRDERFYDDPGAFRPSRWRDADPQSKGYAFVPFGAGPRDCIGRRFAALEARLALATIGRRYRLEPLADLELDPQMTTQPADGVPARVAER from the coding sequence ATGAGCGACGCCGGCGAGGACCGGGGAGAGGGGAGGGCCGAGTCGGCCGACCCGACCGAGTCGCGCGGCCCTGGGCCGGCAGGCGACGGGCCGCCGTCACCGCCGGGGTTGCCCGTCGTCGGGCACACGCACCGCTACGCCCGCGACCCGTTCGCGTTCGTCGACTGGGCGACCGACCGCGCCGGCGACTGCCTGCTGGCCCGCGTCCTCGGCGAGGGCGACCTCTGCGTGCTGGCCCACCCGGACCACGTCGAGCGCGCCCTGGTGACCGACCGCGACGCCTTCGCCAAGGGCGAGGTGTTCACGGTCGCGTTCGGGCAGAACCTCCTGTCGGTCGAGGGCGACCAGTGGGAGCGCCAGCACGACGCCGTCCGGGAGTTCTTCTACCCCGGGAAGGTCCGCGGCTACGCCGAGGAGATGGCCGCGCTGACCGAACGCCGGGTCGACCGCTGGGCCGACGGCGACCGCGTCTCGCTGCACGACGAGCTGCGGGCGCTCGCGCTGGAGAACCTCTTCGCGACGCTGTTCGACCGCCGGCTGGACCTCGACGGCGACGAGGAGATCCGGCGGGCCGCCTCGGACCTGAACCTCTGGTTCAAGCCCACCTCGTGGGCGCTCCCGGAGTGGGTGCCGACGCCGGCCCGCCGCCGGTTCGCCCGCGCCCGTGAGACCCTCGACGCCGAGGCGCGTCGGCTGCTCGCCGAGCGGGAGGCGGCTGTCGCGGCCGACGACGAGTCCGTCGGCGAGGACCTGCTCTCGACGCTCGTGGCGCTCCGCGAGCGCGGCGACGCCGAGCTCTCCGACGCGGAGATCGCCGACCAGGTGGCCGGCTTCATCTTCGCCGGCCACGACACGACCGCGCTGGCGATGACCTACGCCCTCCACCTGCTGGGCACCCACCCCGAAGCCCGCGAGCGGTTCCACGCCGAACTCGACGACGTGCTCGGCACGGGGCCCGACGCCGACCGCCCCTCGTTCGACGACCTCCGGGACCTCGACGTGACCGAGCGCGTCTTCCTGGAGACGCTGCGGCTCTACCCGCCGGTCCACACGATCCCTCGGGTGACCGCCCGGGACGTGTCCGTCGACGGCTACCGGGTCCCCGAGGGGACGACGACCCACCTCTCGGTCGTCTCGATCCACCGCGACGAGCGCTTCTACGACGACCCCGGGGCGTTCCGGCCGTCGCGCTGGCGCGACGCGGACCCGCAGTCGAAGGGGTACGCGTTCGTCCCGTTCGGCGCGGGGCCCCGGGACTGCATCGGCCGGCGGTTCGCGGCCCTGGAGGCCCGACTCGCGCTCGCGACGATCGGGCGGCGCTACCGGCTCGAACCGCTCGCCGACCTCGAACTCGACCCGCAGATGACGACCCAGCCGGCCGACGGGGTACCCGCGCGAGTCGCCGAGCGCTGA
- a CDS encoding NAD-dependent epimerase/dehydratase family protein — protein MDVLIIGGTGLISTGIARQAVDAGHDVTAFHRGETDADLPDAVAHVHGDRNDDDRLAEVAEAVDPEVVVDMVCFSPEQARSAVEAFAGVEQFVFCSTVDVYHRPLDANPATEDAPREPPVSDYGADKAECEDVFFDAHGDAFATTVIRPWSTYGEGGPVIHTMGWGTYYLDRVRKGEPIVVHGDGATLWGPCHRDDVAAAFVNAVGNETAYGEAYHVTSEEVISWNQYHEYVADAMDAPEPDLVYVPTDKLVEAVPDRTDPLLDHFQYSTVFDNSKARRDLDFEYTISFREGVERTIDDLQRRDAIDDYDSENDGEIVDAWRDSTRSFVEAFDG, from the coding sequence ATGGACGTTCTCATCATCGGCGGCACCGGGCTGATAAGCACCGGCATCGCGCGCCAGGCGGTCGACGCCGGCCACGACGTGACCGCGTTCCACCGCGGCGAGACCGACGCGGACCTGCCCGACGCGGTCGCCCACGTCCACGGCGACCGCAACGACGACGACCGACTGGCCGAGGTGGCCGAGGCGGTCGACCCCGAGGTCGTCGTCGACATGGTGTGTTTCTCGCCGGAGCAGGCCCGGAGCGCCGTCGAGGCCTTCGCGGGCGTCGAGCAGTTCGTCTTCTGCTCGACGGTCGACGTGTACCACCGGCCGCTGGACGCCAACCCCGCGACCGAGGACGCCCCGCGCGAACCGCCGGTCAGCGACTACGGGGCCGACAAGGCCGAGTGCGAGGACGTCTTCTTCGACGCCCACGGGGACGCCTTCGCGACGACGGTGATCCGGCCGTGGAGCACCTACGGGGAGGGCGGCCCGGTCATCCACACGATGGGCTGGGGCACCTACTACCTCGACCGCGTGCGGAAGGGCGAGCCTATCGTCGTCCACGGCGACGGCGCGACGCTGTGGGGCCCCTGCCACCGCGACGACGTGGCCGCCGCGTTCGTGAACGCCGTCGGCAACGAGACCGCCTACGGCGAGGCCTACCACGTCACCAGCGAGGAGGTCATCTCCTGGAACCAGTACCACGAGTACGTCGCCGACGCGATGGACGCGCCGGAACCGGACCTCGTCTACGTCCCGACCGACAAGCTCGTGGAGGCGGTCCCGGACCGGACGGACCCGCTACTCGACCACTTCCAGTACTCGACGGTGTTCGACAACAGCAAGGCGAGACGGGACCTGGACTTCGAGTACACCATCTCGTTCCGCGAGGGCGTCGAGCGGACCATCGACGACCTGCAGCGGCGCGACGCCATCGACGACTACGACAGCGAGAACGACGGCGAGATCGTCGACGCCTGGCGCGACTCCACGCGGTCGTTCGTCGAGGCGTTCGACGGCTGA
- a CDS encoding DUF7837 family putative zinc-binding protein produces MAGTEDRELRGETLGACPNCEVMIPSANLLIRYDSEGDWPKLFAECPNCEKPVHPE; encoded by the coding sequence ATGGCCGGGACAGAGGACCGAGAACTTCGGGGGGAGACGCTCGGCGCGTGTCCGAACTGCGAGGTGATGATCCCGTCGGCGAACCTGCTGATCCGCTACGACTCGGAGGGCGACTGGCCGAAGCTGTTCGCCGAGTGTCCGAACTGCGAGAAGCCGGTGCATCCGGAGTGA
- a CDS encoding FKBP-type peptidyl-prolyl cis-trans isomerase, protein MAISTGDTVTIEYTGRLDDGSVFDTSLESVAEEEGLAEDQPGRDYQPLTVEIGSGRIIEGLEDGLVGMAAGEEDTVEIEPEQAYGERTDDRVVEYDADEFAEMLGGREIEEGLEIQTEEGLPGEVVDADDEAVTVDFNHELAGERLTFEVEVVAVE, encoded by the coding sequence ATGGCTATTTCCACGGGCGACACGGTAACGATCGAGTACACGGGGCGACTGGACGACGGCAGCGTCTTCGACACGTCGCTGGAGTCCGTCGCGGAGGAGGAGGGGCTGGCCGAGGACCAGCCCGGCCGCGACTACCAGCCGCTGACCGTCGAGATCGGCTCGGGCCGCATCATCGAGGGGCTCGAAGACGGCCTCGTCGGCATGGCGGCCGGCGAGGAGGACACCGTCGAGATCGAGCCCGAACAGGCGTACGGCGAGCGCACCGACGACCGCGTCGTCGAGTACGACGCCGACGAGTTCGCGGAGATGCTCGGCGGCCGCGAGATCGAGGAGGGGCTGGAGATCCAGACCGAGGAGGGACTGCCGGGCGAGGTCGTCGACGCCGACGACGAGGCGGTCACCGTCGACTTCAACCACGAGCTCGCCGGCGAACGGCTGACCTTCGAGGTCGAAGTCGTCGCCGTCGAGTAA
- a CDS encoding DUF2243 domain-containing protein — protein sequence MFGFGFSGLIDVLVLHHVLQWHYLLSGIYPMDTLAGLRTNVLADGLFSLGMLTVAGVGAGLLWRSERRTDAPLAVRPLVGAAVVGLGAFDVFDAVVNHAVLGLHRPMGSGGRPLSLGGRYNPHWIAVSLLFVAAGYYVYRTGTRDRDDADDRV from the coding sequence GTGTTCGGGTTCGGCTTCAGCGGGCTGATCGACGTGCTCGTCCTGCACCACGTCCTGCAGTGGCACTATCTCCTCTCCGGGATCTACCCGATGGACACGCTGGCCGGTCTCCGGACGAACGTCCTCGCGGACGGGCTGTTCTCGCTCGGGATGCTCACCGTCGCGGGGGTCGGGGCGGGGCTCCTCTGGCGGTCCGAACGGCGGACGGACGCCCCGCTGGCCGTGCGACCGCTGGTCGGCGCCGCGGTCGTCGGGCTCGGCGCGTTCGACGTGTTCGACGCCGTCGTCAACCACGCGGTCCTGGGCCTCCATCGGCCCATGGGGTCGGGCGGCCGACCGTTGTCACTCGGCGGTCGGTACAACCCTCACTGGATCGCGGTCAGCCTCCTGTTCGTCGCCGCCGGGTACTACGTCTATAGAACCGGGACGCGAGACCGCGACGACGCGGACGACCGCGTCTGA
- a CDS encoding aldo/keto reductase, with protein MEYRRLGETGLQVSPVCFGTWRFGKEHDGVVETGREEAHELLDAYADRGGNFIDTANGYGGGDSERWIGEWLDERDREDYVVASKCFWSTVSRFQENLSKKNVKAEVEGSLDRLGTDYLDILYLHRFDDETPIERTLRAVDDLISEGKVHYVGISTCDAWKLTKGLWQADVNNYEAFSVTQPLFHAAYYEDVAEYLDVCADQNLAVCPYSPLAGGFLTGKYERVGDGTYDLDADEGTRADLDPMFEDWYVSERGWHVLDAVREVADEVDASPAQVALRWLMDQREFDCVPIVGARTVEQLDENMGAIDVSISDDQFDRIFEARYDDGELYETNA; from the coding sequence ATGGAGTACAGACGACTCGGGGAGACCGGCCTGCAGGTCTCGCCCGTCTGTTTCGGGACGTGGCGGTTCGGCAAGGAACACGACGGCGTCGTCGAGACGGGCCGCGAGGAGGCCCACGAACTCCTCGACGCCTACGCCGACCGCGGGGGGAACTTCATCGACACCGCCAACGGCTACGGCGGCGGCGACTCCGAGCGCTGGATCGGCGAGTGGCTCGACGAGCGCGACCGCGAGGACTACGTCGTCGCCTCGAAGTGCTTCTGGTCCACGGTCTCGCGGTTCCAGGAGAACCTCTCGAAGAAGAACGTCAAGGCGGAGGTCGAGGGCTCGCTCGACCGACTGGGCACGGACTACCTGGACATCCTCTACCTGCACCGCTTCGACGACGAGACGCCCATCGAACGGACCTTGCGGGCCGTCGACGACCTGATCTCGGAGGGGAAGGTCCACTACGTCGGCATCTCGACCTGTGACGCCTGGAAGCTCACCAAGGGCCTGTGGCAGGCCGACGTGAACAACTACGAGGCCTTCTCCGTCACCCAGCCCCTGTTCCACGCCGCCTACTACGAGGACGTGGCCGAGTACCTGGATGTCTGCGCCGACCAGAACCTCGCGGTCTGCCCGTACTCGCCGCTGGCCGGCGGCTTCCTCACCGGCAAGTACGAGCGCGTCGGCGACGGCACCTACGACCTCGACGCCGACGAGGGGACCCGCGCGGATCTGGACCCGATGTTCGAGGACTGGTACGTCTCCGAGCGCGGCTGGCACGTCCTCGACGCGGTGCGCGAGGTGGCCGACGAGGTCGACGCCTCGCCCGCGCAGGTCGCGCTCCGGTGGCTGATGGACCAGCGGGAGTTCGACTGCGTGCCCATCGTCGGCGCCCGAACCGTGGAGCAACTGGACGAGAACATGGGCGCCATCGACGTGTCCATCTCCGACGACCAGTTCGACCGCATCTTCGAGGCGCGGTACGACGACGGCGAGCTGTACGAGACGAACGCGTAA